GTATGTCGTCAAATTTGAAATGAATATTGTTGATTatttttcatgtgatttttTTGAACATGCTACGTCTTAAAGCTATTCTACTTAAGTGAAAATAAGCTTATTAAATGtgattgttaatttgtttattttttttgtctcttcttctcttttttgGTGCCGGGTCTCGAACTGAGTACTTCTAGGTTCAAGAATAAATCCTCAACGAAgtgattaatttgtttattgaaCTATTGTTATAAACAACATCTTTAACATGTCTTTTTATATAACCAAGTGattaatattttctttcaaacttttgcttatcaaaaaaaaaaaaaaaatcaatatttaattagttaatgTTGTGTTTCAGACCTATTATCATAAAGAGAGACACTTTACTTTGCGGTCTTTAAGAGCTGTAAAGAAATATGAGGAGGATGGAACACTTCCAGAACGCAAAAGCAAGACTAAAGGAAAAGAAAACATCAATGCTGAAAAAGAACCACAAGTAAGTATATCATTTCAATTTGATGATGCTGTCTTATTTTGTTATATGAATTTGGTAGAATATTGCTAATTCtgcataaaagtttatttttccTACATCAAATAAGAAGGTTCAACTTATGGAATTATTCATTTGActatatgataatttttcataCCTTTACAAAATGATTGAACTTGTGGAAATATTCATTTGACTATATATTTGATGTCTTATTCTGCAGTTTTTCTCAAATAAAGCAATGCTTAGAGTTAGAATATGTGGTTCTGTCACATAAGCAATTGTTTAAACTTATTATTGATTGAACTAGTTTAAAATCCAATTCCAGTTAAACAATCACTAAAGTTAGTCTAGGTTCATTTATtggtttgcgtaattttctttcctctctCTTTCCAtcaaaccaaacagaccctaaaacTAGTTTTTTAAAACACACAAAACCGGTTTAAAACcagttttaaaaataaactggTTCTATTAGAAAACCGGTTTGAAACCAATTATTTGAAACTAAACCCGTTCAAAGATATAAAATGGTTCTAAATCGGTTTTGAAATGAAGCTGGTTTGAAAATAAACTGCTTTTTACGAAAATGGTTTTTATGAGCTGAACCAAACTATTAATATGGTTCAGTTCAGTGTTGTTCATGAACACACCTAAATTGTGCTATCAAATTTTTTAGGAAATacttgtgaagaaaaaaaagagaagctCTAACAGATGTGAGCAAGATCATTTTGAAAGTTTAACATTctcatgttttaattttaactattaGAAATTTAAGATAATTCTTGCTGATGAGCCAAGTAAATATTAAAAGTAAGACAGAGTGACATATACATTTTTGGTGTTTTTAGTCATTCGGTTGTGGAGTTTTTAAAACTACTTGATAGTTTTATTATTCCATTCTTAACACCCCTTAGGCTAGAAACCTAAACCTAATATGAGTTTTTAtaagctttttattttttgtttgaaatttttcagGAAATTCTAggaaaggaaaaagaagaagCTGAAAATATGCAAATCAATGTTGAAGATTTCTTGGAGGAAGCTCACTACAACCTTACTTCATCAAGTAGATGTTTAAATTAAAAGTAACTATCATCAAATTATTTAAGAACATTTATATATtaccaacaaaacaaaatgaCATAGAATTTTGGtaatatattgttttgattTCGATAAATATCATTTGGTTATGGTGACTGAAAAACTCATAAGTACTTTTTTGCTTGACAACATCCATATTTTGCTTTAATTTATTGTCTTATTTATATTGAATGTTGGATCTTGTTAGTTTTTGGTTAATATGAATGGATGATGATACTGCTCCCTATAAATATAGATTGTTATATgcatagaaaaataagagagcAAGGAAGAAAGATGCAGGGAATTCAATTAGAATTTGtcgcaaaaaaacaaaaagttttagagagaaataaaaaggATTTTCTCTTTAACAGGTAGAGATTCATTGATTCTCTTGTTTtattgttcgtgattattattatgTTCCTCTGAATATTGGTTATCATTAATTTTGTTCCATGCATCGAAGTTTGATGTGACTAATTCGAATTCACAATAGGAACCATTGATAAAATGAACAAGATCTTAATTTCTTTCTAGCAAGGAAACATTTCCAAAAGATACTCTTAATTGAATCCCTAATTAATTCCTCTACTTTTGGTCTCTTTGATGAGGATATAACCTTATTCATGGCCtaccaaaaaatttcaaatagttAAATGTAACCCCACTCAAATAGAGAAAACCCAAAGCAAACAAAGAAAATCCCCGGTAAGATTGTCACCAATccaattaaaattttcatattacaCTACCCCCGCAAAACTACAGTTGCTTAACAAATGCTCCGAATACCAAATACAAGATTCCTCATAATATAAGATTCCAACAAGTATAGGGATACAACTGAGATgcaattgttacaaaaaaaaaaaaaaaaaaccttgatgGAAAGACCCTTCGAATTTTTTCCAAGGTCAAACGAAATTACAGAAGAAATTTATCGCTTAAAATTAAGTATCGAGGCACATGTAAACTACCCAATTTCACTCCCCTCAATcaccaactatttttttttattcaatagataattaaatttattcattctttttatttaatgttttattagtcaactttattttttagaaaaaacacatttatagatatatatatatataatgactattttttttactaatagataaatattttgactaattataaatataaattttgattgatgaGATGTCAATTTAGTGGTAAAAGTTTTATCTTGTaacttcaagacaaaatttgaATATCCAGTAATATCATCATTAttgacaaaaatgtattttCTTCCCATATATTAATACACACGCAGTAATGATttaacataatatttttatgatgTGTTAAATCAGTGGCAAAAGATAAAAAGTTCAAAATTTCATATGGGATTGTTACAAAATTACCATTAGTGTCAAcattgttaaaaataataatttatatatgtttttcaaatatttttaatatacttttagaaattatataattaaatactaatattatcaactttaaataattttacagaaaaagacaaaagaaaatatCGATAAAAGAGATTCATTGCATATTCCCCCAATGTCAAAATCATTTCAACATTAGGGTTTatttccttcttcaaagcttATCGTTCACCTGCAGGGGGCTCATATATCCATGGAAGAAACTTCGAAATTGAAGGCCGAAACTTGGGTACAAGAGGTAAATATTGTGTTTAATTTGCTTTATTCTTTTCAACAATCTATTCTGACATAAATATCGTaggttttattttttcatttagaCATTTTTAATATGTGATAGTTTTGCAGAAATTGGATATCGACTGTGCAAatcttgtacttttttttttcaccgcTAGTGTGGGTTTTCTATGTTTTACTTGCTTCTGGATACAACTTGTATTTAGAGTTGTGTTCTATTTATAAATTTTGCGGAATAAAAAAATCCTTTTGATTCAATGGATCTACAATAACCTAGCTATTGTTTAGTTTcagaataaattaaattaagatttaaaatatattgtatattttaatataGACTTGTAATACAATGTttaattatcaattatttttttggtacattaattATCAAATCTTTAATGGTGAGATCTCTATTAGAATCTAATTATATTAAACGctaagaaatttgatttttggccGCGCCTTTTGTTATAAGTTGTTGgtaaaattatatttcttttagaaAGATAGTTTTTGCCAAcgacttgtaacaaaaaaatgcgcgccaaaaattaaatttcttgtaaTGTAATATGAAAGGATCAACCATATGACATGAGTAAGTGCTTTAATTAGGAATGATATACATGCACATTAGTGTATATCATCATGTGTCTGAAATTATACATTATTGTAAATGGTAGAATTAGTGACCAAATTACATATCTAAAGAATACAATTTCTCTGTACCCCCTTTTTTCCAGACTTTTTATCTGTTTGAATGTCTTtcaattccttttaaattttctaaaattctTTTATGCCGGATCTAAACAAAATGTGTATTTTTCATTGACATGTTTTGATGTTTAAGGGATTAATGTTCACATGAATAAAGAATCTTGTTTAATTATCTTGCACCTTAATTTcgatttaattttcttttatgtatGGAGTGATAGTCTTTATTATCCTCTTATCTTTATTACTATAAAAAGATCGACTACAATGAATgaataatttgattatttgataaaTTAACTATGGCATATAAATTAGATTTGATTTTACATTTGTGTTTTGTAAACATTCATTGGATTTGAGCAGGATGATGTAATTTACAATGTCATGCCAATATCATTCGCGTATCCAGTTGATAATACAAATGAGgtgatatatataataatacccATGCTTAAATATTTgttcacttcatttttttttaaatttttttttaataacttctAAATTGTATGAGTTTAGGTACGTCCATCTACCTCAAAAAGAAAACGAAGAACAACTAAAAGTCCCTCTGAAAGACTTTCAGATGATTGGGAAATAACCGAAAAACCGCGACCCAAAGGTACTAGAGTTGATAAGGTACGTTCtcaaatttgaaataaataatgttGATGTGAGCTTAATAAGACTAGTTGAAGGATCGTCGTTGTGCATACACACCACCACTCATAAGTCTTTAACATGTTTTTTTCCCTTAGTTTCATCATGTTATTCGAAACTTCGTAGATTATCAAAAACGCTCTAAGTCAATCATGATTAACTATAGATTTGTCATATTTAAAGCGACTAAAAAAAGATGCATCTATCAGTACAGGTAGTACAATAAATTCATCTACTTGCACTTGCACTTGCACATCCTCTTAATCCGACTCATTTTAATACAAGTCTAGTTCACTCAAATGTTCATTTTGCTTAGAAGCATGTTATGAGATTCTTGTTGAATATGCCTTTTGATGAGGCTATCACACTCTCTGAACTCATTAATAGTTTTAGATGTCACATGCAAACAATATCATATCGAGAAGGGTATtcattaatactttttttttttttttttgatttcaTTAGAACGAATCTCTTTCCAATGCAATGTAGTTCATTAAGAAGTGGTTCAATCATGTTTGTAGAAAAAcgaatctcttttttttttttagtattgaCAACTTTCTTGATAGTTTTCCAGAGAAATGAATTAGATGCAGTCAAGTTCAGTGTCACTGTGCAGTCAGATCTTTGGTACTGTCCAGTCTTAATCAAACGGTTCATATCTCAATACTATTTTTTATCTATATTTCTAAGAGCAGCTCTATTAGAGGAGAAATGATTCTCTGCAATAATTTACCCCTGCAGTAGAATCTGGACCATTCTTATAATTTTCatacataaaatttaaattttaaaaaataaataaatggtgtAGTTGCTGTAACTGTACCTTGGGCTGAACttcaattaaaataacaataaatttgttactttttttgttgttgttgttgaccAAAGCATTTGTTATCCAATACATTAATATGAATATGTGAGAGAAAATTAGTGAAATTTAATATGAGATTTTTAGAATTGCATTGTTagagtagaaaataaaagagTTGATTATTTAAAATGATGTGACTTTGATGAGATCCACAAAATACCTTTAAATGAATTTCACCATTAGAAGTGTTCTAAGGATTACATTTGATCTCAATCAGGGTCACAAATTCTTATCTGCATGATTGCATGCTCCTGTGAATTTACAGATCCAGTTTTCTAGAATCTATTGTCATATCAACAACTTGAACATGtcttatatatttgtttattgtcaagatcaatatttaattaattaattaattaatgttgtattgCAGAACTATTATCATAAAACGAAGCACGTTACTGTGCGTTCCGAAAGATCTGCTTTGTTTTATCAGACACATGGAAAACTTCCTCCAAAGAAAAGCAAACCTGATGCTAAATAAAACTCAAAGTGAGTACTCTCTTtttgaatatgtatgtgttgcAATAGTGCTGGTTCATAGTACAAAGCTTAAGGTTAATTGTTCGAAGAAGAATACAAACTCCCTAATTAGCATCCATATTTCCTTTTGACGGGTTGATTTCGTCTTCGTGAGGTCTAATTGATTTGAGGTCTCTTGTATCTGTTCTTTTTTGTGCTTAATTCTTGTATCTCGCTTTCTGTCTCTGAGGTGTCTTTGGATCTTCTTGTGGTGGTAAGTTAGAAGTGTTTAATTTTTCGTATGCCTTTTTGTAGGACTGTGAGTGTTTTTTAGAGATTATTATGTGTTGGTAGGGTGTACACTCACAGTGTTGGTAGGACTGTGAGTACATGTACTTCTAATAACCCTTTGTATTCTGCATTTTTTTCATGTTCTTTTTTgcttattatatataatattatttatcatAGCTATTCAATTCAAGTCCTTTCTCCCTACTTTTTAGAattgaaaaaaccataaatattttcatatattattttgacTTCTTTAAAGAAAAATCTTTTTTAACGTTTTTATTTCCTGTTTGAAATTTCTCAGGAGATTACAGCgaagaaaaacaagaagaagCTGAAAACATGTGAATCTATGTTGAAGTGTTCTTGGCAAAAGTTTACTACAACTTTTACTTCCTTGGTTTGAAAAATATTGGAGATGTTTCAATTAAAAGTTATTATCACCAAGTTATTTAAGAACATTTATATATTACCAAAATATCATAATTAAGGACATAGAATTTTGGtaatatattgttttgatttcgttaaaatactttttttgcATGACAATGGCCATAATTTGCTTTAATttctttataataaataaatgttggaTCATTTTAGTGTTTAATTGGTTGATATGAATGGATGAATGGTGTAGTGGCTTGAAAATTTACtataaagatgaataagtagagtgtccgaGATTTAAATCCTGACTACTGCACATATATAGTGTAATGTCTctgtcaactgagttaagcttacGAGGACTAATGGTTACCTCCTCTAACCGAGTATGTGTTGAATGATTTGGTACTTGATACGAAACTCTATCAAGACTCCCCTTTTAGCTATATACAGCAACCATTTACAAAAGATACTTTTAATTGAATCCATTATTTTCTATTGTACAACATGTTATCATATTGTTTTAATAAACTTAATATAGTACATGAACAATTGAACATATGACCTTTTATTTTGGTACGTGGAATTTAGAATGACGGGGTGGTATCCTAGTAAAAAGCAAATAAAATTTTAGAGTTCTTAAAACacttatgaaaatatttaaatttatctcTCTAAGAgcacttaattaattaaatgaccCGAACTCAAATCTGTTAAATTCAAGATATGTCTTGTTATCATTGGACAGAACAACACAATACAGAACAGCACAGCACATGACAGAACAACACAGAACAAATTTTTAtgatattgaacaattttttgttttatatgatatttggtgaacaaaatgatattttggtattttagacaagttGTACttgggacaaaaagttgtgctgtgATTTAGTGATGGacaaaaaattctatttttgtgTTGTCCCTTGCCTCCAAATTTGTCCAGTCgctgaaacagttttacaatcaaacacagtacaattGAAGTTGTCCTGGTCCCTTGTTTTTTCTCTGCTAGTGTGGgtttttatgttttgcttgctgCTATGTGGATACAACTTGCTAATATGTGACAAAAGAAACATCATCACACATTTATTCCAAGTAAATAAAACATCTACaactaaaaaatttcaaagaagaAAAGTAAATAAAACTCTTAAATAACAATCCTAAGTTGATCTTGCAGTATTCTAACCGAATATGATCGACAAGGAAACAAAGACCCACTAATGACATCATGCCTTACTGCTTTCCAACGCCGAAAAACTCATCTTCTTGCCACAACTCCGTCGTCGCTATGCCGCGAAAGTCAAAATCTAAAAGGAGCTTGGGTGCCCAGCCCAGTTCACAAGTACTGGGCACACAAACATGCATATTGGCAGGCCGCAAGTACTATAGTCCTAATAAAATTACTGTAATCAAATGCTAGTCATAAAGCTCCAaatcaaccattttttttattcataaagtaTAAACTAAAATAACTTTTTCATAACTTTATCTCAAAAATACTTTTCCATCAAGACAAATAAAATCAACTCTTTCTACCAAAACCGGTCATTTCCAACTCAATCCAAGATCAAAACTTTGCAAGCCACTTAACTAGAACACTTGCTACATTTTTTTCTCGTATTCAATgttttcacaaaaataaaacctCCAGAATCAAATAAATCTATTTAACACAGTATTCTTAAAACTCATGGTACCACAAAATCACTTCAAAGTAAAGTGAAacaaaatctttaaaatttgaagttttcaaTAACAGCAACCTCTTCAAACAAAGCATAAAGTTCATGTTTCCTCAAGTTTAAATCATGTACATTTCCAAAACTTCCCTCTCTATGCATCATCATCAATTTCGGTCATCCTAATAAAaacttgaaatttgaaaatatttcgttaaaagaaaaaagaaatttttcaaACACACTCAACAAACAAGGTTTTCAACAAAACttatcaaacactacaaaaCCTCCATAATACTCAAGTTCATTAAGCTCAAGTACTTAAGAACACCAAAATGAGTCTTACAAATCTAAGAGCACCACTAGCTTCACCAAGTCAAGACAAGCAACTTTGGTTCTTGTACTTTTCGCAAACTCTTTCTAGCTAGATTTTTCCAAAATTCAAGTTTTTCCATTCTTGAACTTTGGTACCAACACAACAATGGAGGGGAGAACAAGAAAAGGAAATGAAATCAACTGAATAATGAAGAGAGGGAGGCGCTATATGGTTCTCACAAAATGAAGGGAGGATAcaagatattttttttccttatgttTTAGTACATTTTAAGCTGACATATATCGGTGTTACAACTTCTCTTTTTATTGATATTTGCGATGCAATTTATGCTATTAAATTTGTTCATGCTAGAGGTTCGGCAAACCTTTGGCCTGAGTGTGACTCGCTCGTTTTAGTTCAAGATTTTACTAACCTGAATTTAATTCCTTGGAAGATTaagatcaaatgaaaaaattgcATTCATCTCATTAGAAATTCTCATTTCagattttctcatatttatagAGATCTTCCCCTTGGTACTTAAAATAATAACCATCTCACAAtgatttcttttgaaatctACATGAGGATAACTAAACTTTTACACTAGATCTTGCATatagttcatatttttttcgCGAGTCTCAAACTCAtactaaataacatttttcttatctAATACACTTCTTTTCAACGCTTATGGGTAAATTGGATAGGCCAAAAGCCAAATCCCTCATTATCTCGAGACCCATTTTCATTAGGGCCCAATCTAACAAGGATCGGTCCCCGTATGTTGGATACCCTCTGATCTATAACGCCTCAGCGGCTAATAACATCTCTCAACGGTTATTCGATTAGACATTGAATGACACCGTTCATAAATATACCTTCAATATGCCAACAAAGGTAGACTTTCTTTCTACCATAAATCCTCGAACTTTTTGCTGACTTAAGCGCCCAATGTTTACAAATACACACTCAACATTCAACTCGACATAATGCTCGTCCAGTTCGACCAACTATCTCAACTGTTTAGATCAAAACGACCATTATCACATATTTACCAATTGGACTATCTCGGTTGTAGTTGTACTACCCTTTTTTATTTCCCCATTCATGCACCTATATAGTACTAAAGTCaggaaaaacaaataataaaaaatgaatgcaATCACTCACAATTTTTACTAGGAATTTAAGGATGagaattttatttctttacaCTTTTAGGTAACTATAAACTATATTATCTAGCACAAATAATATACTCAAGTAATTGGTAATTGGTATATGCACACATGAACATTACAGGCCAAATTAAGAGacttatatataaagaaaacatatccaacaaaaacaaacaaaacaaatatataaaccACATCTTTATTCAGATCCATTCAAATATATGCATAAAACTAAAGATATGTCCTCAATCCTCATATTCACATATCAACAAAACCCAATATTCTGAATttcacaacaacaaaataaaagcaATTAAAACTAAATCAACAAGAATGATGTGTGCTTCCAACACTTTTACCATCCTCACCAGTTTCCTGATTCTGTGGAGACAACAGAAGCTGTGCCTCAATTGGATTACCATGAGCAGCAGGAACACTAAcattatgatgatgataattCTGTTGTTGTTCTCCTCCTCCTTGTTGCTGAATCTGATAATAACCAACCGCGCCTCCGCCACCGCCACCAGCACCGCCTCCGCCACCAGCACCGTTATCAAAATTTCCCATTCCTAATGACTGACCACCATCAGCAACATCAGAAACAGCAGCACCACTCATCTGATGTCCACCACTATACCTAAGCATATACTGCTGCTGAGCAGCAAGTAACTGATGAGCTTCCATAAACTCCTGAtcttgctgctgctgctgaCCATCACGAATAACTATCCCACCTCCTCCAGCAATCTCAGGAGGAAAATTGTTCGCGAAACCCGCAAATTGAGCATTATTCCATTGTTGTTGCTGCTGAGGCATTATAACCGTTCCGGGATGTGCCAACAAGTACTGCATAGTTTGAGGATTCAGATTGTAACTAGAGAGTTCCTTTTTCGCGGCATGGAGCTCATGTTGGATTTCTTTTAACCGCTGTTGGAGCATCGAGATCAAACCAACACAGCCATAAACCGGATCTTTTATGCGAGACTCTGCCTCGTATGCTAGGGATTTCACCGCGTCTTCACGGTCAGTCGCGTTAAGCTCTTTTAAGAGCTTAGCGACGTTGCTTGCACCGAATACACGGTGCACATTAGCAAATCTCTGTGGACTTTCGGGGAGGAAATAGGGGGCGAAATCACATTCTTGGGTGCACTTTCGTCGGAGATACTTGCACGCTGCACATGGTGAATTTGATGACGACATTTGAATCAACCTAGCtgcaaattaaattaaattcaataaatcaaattaggtcattcaatatttcaattcaacaacaaacaataaaatttaatcaattaataTTGTTACTAAAA
This portion of the Trifolium pratense cultivar HEN17-A07 linkage group LG3, ARS_RC_1.1, whole genome shotgun sequence genome encodes:
- the LOC123915265 gene encoding LOB domain-containing protein 12-like → MSSSNSPCAACKYLRRKCTQECDFAPYFLPESPQRFANVHRVFGASNVAKLLKELNATDREDAVKSLAYEAESRIKDPVYGCVGLISMLQQRLKEIQHELHAAKKELSSYNLNPQTMQYLLAHPGTVIMPQQQQQWNNAQFAGFANNFPPEIAGGGGIVIRDGQQQQQDQEFMEAHQLLAAQQQYMLRYSGGHQMSGAAVSDVADGGQSLGMGNFDNGAGGGGGAGGGGGGAVGYYQIQQQGGGEQQQNYHHHNVSVPAAHGNPIEAQLLLSPQNQETGEDGKSVGSTHHSC